Proteins from one Gossypium raimondii isolate GPD5lz chromosome 8, ASM2569854v1, whole genome shotgun sequence genomic window:
- the LOC105791554 gene encoding BAG family molecular chaperone regulator 6 isoform X2 encodes MMPVSGYMDSNPHLRNQAPYPPHYFPGFEAVPPHFKADPSKSPLMYESWPCSGNCSRYPPVPYYGCCNHGNFPGYYSFRPSFPHFAPSPPFHHYPNYPAFPEPYPLCYSPPHYLNQQPRYEYDKDPRTNYHCCGCPNHLHNQKNDTSLKTEEQENDAKKKEGDSEAPIRPSSFPYPIMWFPPEYMKSKEHGKHNDRMEVSDSDKVPCARPSKSLKSTEQEPRVRNDWFPLDMNGWKSLMQGEGEKQSRNQHNQDNMTQFPVPIFWLPNSDRKQEDENRDKLRMITASDNLKQAPVKVEFIPGESSVNDVILDKPESDKEISQNKNAAETRGKTTSQKCVPIEVKEGKFEGTEKKGKDVKDVRVKRAEDTTKNELGTVAKRKSPSPSKTSKFSPVCLRVDPLPKKKNGNGSSRSPSPRKGQPEDTLIKASAAPGRKEDSAVNTQNTSGSLDSVELVEKKIKEIPVIAERPEENKENKARENISTNQAQVLGDSQEVSEQRTVEKTKEDNHENKTEEETKTSFEEVMGAEKEADSVEVARDQCKTEVGRMSDDEAAKLIQSAFRGFEVRKWEPLKKLKQIADVREQVNEVRNHIQSLESSTDHNKDDKLRLLAGEKIMTLLLRLDSIQGLHSSVRDLRKSLVKELVTLQEKLDSLTRRWTEEKAEDLGTTESADCPNGQVSEDISMEKESENASAALEESTENANDITALDQQCITHMVDSKDGEITELPFVEQGIDGKTENNSMEASHRTSRIEDGGQSTNLGHVIHLSSIPEHKFNADDVMEVNDLTKEKKPGVVEVNDQIIVDINSEDDKLRSLPKPDQVDAVGELEKEIGNNNGEKESDLPINTSSPDEAENLQCTQKDQEINLLEVLPVGVIDEELAISKIDEHLLEAEPNNGVEDEREIDLFKELPAGVIDEHLLEAEPEIDLFKELPAGVIDEHLLEAEPNNGVEDEKEIDSFKELPAGVIDEHLLEAKSNNGVQDEKEVEISQEEVDDDDNKCTMFFKPEEIHSTIGEENNEDLQRHEDDSGVIPVDHMASSESEAGSEATQEKLVLFEEMKAAEQPVGSEEKEEAKLEKEMNILLQADAPWKPNVAKIGEDNKVVEENKKLNEMMEKLMEAGKDQLTFISNLTERVKELEEKLGKTKMSSKAGYRKVRYAPSYYKHGKIKRKANEVAM; translated from the exons atgatGCCTGTTTCCGGCTACATGGACTCAAATCCTCACCTGAGAAATCAAGCGCCTTATCCTCCACATTATTTCCCTGGTTTCGAGGCTGTTCCGCCTCATTTCAAGGCGGACCCGTCCAAGTCTCCCTTGATGTATGAATCTTGGCCTTGTAGCGGCAATTGCAGTAGGTACCCTCCTGTTCCTTACTATGGCTGCTGCAATCATGGCAATTTCCCTGGTTACTATAGTTTCAGACCTTCTTTCCCTCATTTTGCACCATCACCACCATTTCACCACTATCCAAATTATCCTGCATTTCCTGAACCTTATCCTCTTTGTTATTCCCCTCCACATTACTTAAACCAACAACCTCGATATGAATACGACAAGGATCCGCGCACCAACTACCATTGCTGTGGCTGTCCTAACCATCTTCACAACCAGAAAAATGATACAAGTTTAAAGACTGAAGAGCAGGAGAACGATGCTAAGAAAAAGGAAGGTGATTCAGAGGCTCCAATTCGACCAAGTAGTTTCCCATATCCAATTATGTGGTTTCCACCTGAGTACATGAAAAGTAAGGAGCATGGGAAACATAATGATAGGATGGAGGTGAGTGACTCGGATAAGGTGCCTTGTGCAAGGCCCTCAAAAAGCCTAAAATCGACTGAACAGGAGCCGAGAGTTCGGAATGACTGGTTTCCACTTGACATGAATGGTTGGAAATCTTTGATGCAGGGAGAAGGGGAGAAACAATCTCGAAACCAACATAATCAAGACAACATGACGCAATTCCCAGTTCCTATCTTTTGGTTACCAAATTCTGATAGGAAACAGGAGGATGAAAATCGAGATAAACTAAGGATGATAACTGCTTCAGATAATTTGAAACAAGCTCCAGTCAAAGTTGAGTTCATCCCAGGAGAATCTTCTGTCAATGATGTTATATTGGACAAGCCTGAATCAGACAAGGAGATTTCTCAGAATAAGAATGCTGCTGAGACAAGGGGGAAAACCACTAGTCAAAAATGTGTTCCTATTGAAGTGAAGGAAGGCAAGTTTGAAGGGACTGAAAAGAAAGGGAAGGATGTAAAGGATGTACGTGTGAAGCGTGCTGAAGACACAACAAAGAATGAACTTGGGACCGTTGCAAAAAGAAAATCTCCATCTCCTTCGAAAACATCAAAGTTTTCTCCTGTTTGTCTTAGAGTTGATCCCCttccaaagaagaaaaatggcaATGGCAGTTCAAGGTCTCCTAGCCCTCGTAAAGGACAACCAGAAGACACATTGATAAAGGCCTCTGCGGCACCAGGCAGAAAAGAAGACTCTGCAGTAAATACACAGAATACCAGTGGTAGCCTTGATAGTGTGGAACTTGTGgaaaagaagataaaagaaaTTCCAGTGATCGCAGAAAGGCCCGAGGAGAACAAGGAGAACAAGGCTAGAGAAAATATCAGTACGAATCAAGCTCAAGTTCTAGGAGACTCTCAAGAAGTGTCAGAGCAGCGTACAGTGGAAAAAACTAAAGAAGATAATCATGAGAATAAAACAGAAGAggaaacaaaaacaagttttGAGGAAGTCATGGGAGCTGAGAAAGAAGCTGACAGTGTTGAAGTGGCTCGCGATCAATGCAAAACAGAAGTAGGAAGAATGTCAGATGACGAAGCAGCGAAGCTCATCCAATCTGCCTTTCGAGGATTTGAGGTGAGAAAATGGGAACCATTGAAAAAACTGAAGCAAATAGCTGATGTTCGTGAGCAAGTCAATGAGGTCAGAAATCATATTCAGTCTCTTGAGTCTTCCACTGATCACAACAAAGATGATAAGCTGAGACTGCTAGCAGGAGAAAAAATTATGACTCTTCTTCTAAGACTGGATTCTATTCAG GGTTTGCACTCAAGTGTGCGAGATTTAAGGAAATCATTAGTCAAGGAGCTTGTGACTCTACAAGAAAAGCTTGATTCTCTAACAAGAAGGTGGACTGAAGAAAAGGCCGAGGATTTGGGCACTACTGAATCTGCTGATTGTCCTAATGGTCAAGTGTCTGAAGATATCAGCATGGAAAAGGAGAGTGAAAATGCATCAGCTGCTTTGGAGGAGTCGACGGAAAATGCGAACGACATTACAGCGTTAGATCAGCAATGCATTACACATATGGTGGATAGCAAGGATGGTGAGATCACAGAGCTTCCTTTTGTTGAACAAGGCATAGATGGGAAAACAGAGAATAATAGTATGGAAGCAAGTCATAGAACATCAAGAATAGAAGATGGAGGTCAATCAACCAACCTTGGGCATGTGATTCACTTGTCATCTATTCCCGAGCACAAGTTCAACGCCGATGATGTCATGGAAGTGAATGATCTAACTAAAGAGAAAAAACCCGGGGTGGTGGAAGTGAATGATCAGATTATAGTGGATATTAACTCAGAAGATGATAAACTGCGGTCATTGCCAAAACCTGATCAAGTGGATGCCGTTGGTGAACTTGAAAAGGAGATTGGAAATAACAATGGTGAGAAAGAATCTGATTTGCCAATCAATACGTCTTCGCCAGACGAAGCAGAGAATTTGCAGTGCACACAGAAAGACCAAGAGATTAACTTATTAGAAGTGTTGCCAGTTGGAGTAATTGATGAGGAACTAGCCATTTCCAAAATTGATGAGCATTTACTTGAAGCAGAACCAAACAATGGTGTAGAGGATGAGAGAGAGATCGACTTGTTCAAAGAGTTGCCAGCTGGAGTAATTGATGAGCATTTACTTGAAGCAGAACCAGAGATCGACTTGTTCAAAGAGTTGCCAGCTGGAGTAATTGATGAGCATTTACTTGAAGCAGAACCAAACAACGGTGTAGAGGATGAGAAAGAGATCGACTCGTTCAAAGAGTTGCCAGCTGGAGTAATTGATGAGCATTTACTTGAAGCAAAATCAAACAACGGTGTACAGGATGAGAAAGAAGTAGAGATCAGCCAGGAGGAGGTGGACGATGATGACAACAAATGCACAATGTTCTTTAAACCGGAGGAAATCCACTCAACAATAGGTGAAGAAAATAATGAGGACCTGCAACGACATGAGGATGATTCAGGTGTGATTCCTGTTGATCATATGGCATCATCGGAATCAGAAGCAGGAAGCGAAGCAACTCAGGAGAAACTAGTATTGTTTGAGGAGATGAAAGCTGCAGAGCAGCCGGTAGGAagtgaagagaaggaagaagcAAAgctggaaaaggaaatgaacaTTCTGCTTCAAGCCGATGCTCCTTGGAAACCAAATGTAGCGAAGATTGGAGAAGATAATAAGGTGGTTGAAGAGAACAAGAAATTGAACGAGATGATGGAGAAACTCATGGAAGCTGGAAAAGATCAACTCACTTTCATATCCAACTTGACTGAAAGAGTGAAGGAGCTTGAAGAAAAGTTGGGTAAGACCAAAATGTCAAGCAAAGCAGGGTACAGAAAAGTAAGATATGCACCTTCTTATTACAAGCATGGGAAAATCAAAAGGAAGGCTAATGAAGTTGCAATGTGA
- the LOC105791554 gene encoding BAG family molecular chaperone regulator 6 isoform X1, with protein sequence MMPVSGYMDSNPHLRNQAPYPPHYFPGFEAVPPHFKADPSKSPLMYESWPCSGNCSRYPPVPYYGCCNHGNFPGYYSFRPSFPHFAPSPPFHHYPNYPAFPEPYPLCYSPPHYLNQQPRYEYDKDPRTNYHCCGCPNHLHNQKNDTSLKTEEQENDAKKKEGDSEAPIRPSSFPYPIMWFPPEYMKSKEHGKHNDRMEVSDSDKVPCARPSKSLKSTEQEPRVRNDWFPLDMNGWKSLMQGEGEKQSRNQHNQDNMTQFPVPIFWLPNSDRKQEDENRDKLRMITASDNLKQAPVKVEFIPGESSVNDVILDKPESDKEISQNKNAAETRGKTTSQKCVPIEVKEGKFEGTEKKGKDVKDVRVKRAEDTTKNELGTVAKRKSPSPSKTSKFSPVCLRVDPLPKKKNGNGSSRSPSPRKGQPEDTLIKASAAPGRKEDSAVNTQNTSGSLDSVELVEKKIKEIPVIAERPEENKENKARENISTNQAQVLGDSQEVSEQRTVEKTKEDNHENKTEEETKTSFEEVMGAEKEADSVEVARDQCKTEVGRMSDDEAAKLIQSAFRGFEVRKWEPLKKLKQIADVREQVNEVRNHIQSLESSTDHNKDDKLRLLAGEKIMTLLLRLDSIQTCSYSEMTVPVRMLIQSWFMFVVQGLHSSVRDLRKSLVKELVTLQEKLDSLTRRWTEEKAEDLGTTESADCPNGQVSEDISMEKESENASAALEESTENANDITALDQQCITHMVDSKDGEITELPFVEQGIDGKTENNSMEASHRTSRIEDGGQSTNLGHVIHLSSIPEHKFNADDVMEVNDLTKEKKPGVVEVNDQIIVDINSEDDKLRSLPKPDQVDAVGELEKEIGNNNGEKESDLPINTSSPDEAENLQCTQKDQEINLLEVLPVGVIDEELAISKIDEHLLEAEPNNGVEDEREIDLFKELPAGVIDEHLLEAEPEIDLFKELPAGVIDEHLLEAEPNNGVEDEKEIDSFKELPAGVIDEHLLEAKSNNGVQDEKEVEISQEEVDDDDNKCTMFFKPEEIHSTIGEENNEDLQRHEDDSGVIPVDHMASSESEAGSEATQEKLVLFEEMKAAEQPVGSEEKEEAKLEKEMNILLQADAPWKPNVAKIGEDNKVVEENKKLNEMMEKLMEAGKDQLTFISNLTERVKELEEKLGKTKMSSKAGYRKVRYAPSYYKHGKIKRKANEVAM encoded by the exons atgatGCCTGTTTCCGGCTACATGGACTCAAATCCTCACCTGAGAAATCAAGCGCCTTATCCTCCACATTATTTCCCTGGTTTCGAGGCTGTTCCGCCTCATTTCAAGGCGGACCCGTCCAAGTCTCCCTTGATGTATGAATCTTGGCCTTGTAGCGGCAATTGCAGTAGGTACCCTCCTGTTCCTTACTATGGCTGCTGCAATCATGGCAATTTCCCTGGTTACTATAGTTTCAGACCTTCTTTCCCTCATTTTGCACCATCACCACCATTTCACCACTATCCAAATTATCCTGCATTTCCTGAACCTTATCCTCTTTGTTATTCCCCTCCACATTACTTAAACCAACAACCTCGATATGAATACGACAAGGATCCGCGCACCAACTACCATTGCTGTGGCTGTCCTAACCATCTTCACAACCAGAAAAATGATACAAGTTTAAAGACTGAAGAGCAGGAGAACGATGCTAAGAAAAAGGAAGGTGATTCAGAGGCTCCAATTCGACCAAGTAGTTTCCCATATCCAATTATGTGGTTTCCACCTGAGTACATGAAAAGTAAGGAGCATGGGAAACATAATGATAGGATGGAGGTGAGTGACTCGGATAAGGTGCCTTGTGCAAGGCCCTCAAAAAGCCTAAAATCGACTGAACAGGAGCCGAGAGTTCGGAATGACTGGTTTCCACTTGACATGAATGGTTGGAAATCTTTGATGCAGGGAGAAGGGGAGAAACAATCTCGAAACCAACATAATCAAGACAACATGACGCAATTCCCAGTTCCTATCTTTTGGTTACCAAATTCTGATAGGAAACAGGAGGATGAAAATCGAGATAAACTAAGGATGATAACTGCTTCAGATAATTTGAAACAAGCTCCAGTCAAAGTTGAGTTCATCCCAGGAGAATCTTCTGTCAATGATGTTATATTGGACAAGCCTGAATCAGACAAGGAGATTTCTCAGAATAAGAATGCTGCTGAGACAAGGGGGAAAACCACTAGTCAAAAATGTGTTCCTATTGAAGTGAAGGAAGGCAAGTTTGAAGGGACTGAAAAGAAAGGGAAGGATGTAAAGGATGTACGTGTGAAGCGTGCTGAAGACACAACAAAGAATGAACTTGGGACCGTTGCAAAAAGAAAATCTCCATCTCCTTCGAAAACATCAAAGTTTTCTCCTGTTTGTCTTAGAGTTGATCCCCttccaaagaagaaaaatggcaATGGCAGTTCAAGGTCTCCTAGCCCTCGTAAAGGACAACCAGAAGACACATTGATAAAGGCCTCTGCGGCACCAGGCAGAAAAGAAGACTCTGCAGTAAATACACAGAATACCAGTGGTAGCCTTGATAGTGTGGAACTTGTGgaaaagaagataaaagaaaTTCCAGTGATCGCAGAAAGGCCCGAGGAGAACAAGGAGAACAAGGCTAGAGAAAATATCAGTACGAATCAAGCTCAAGTTCTAGGAGACTCTCAAGAAGTGTCAGAGCAGCGTACAGTGGAAAAAACTAAAGAAGATAATCATGAGAATAAAACAGAAGAggaaacaaaaacaagttttGAGGAAGTCATGGGAGCTGAGAAAGAAGCTGACAGTGTTGAAGTGGCTCGCGATCAATGCAAAACAGAAGTAGGAAGAATGTCAGATGACGAAGCAGCGAAGCTCATCCAATCTGCCTTTCGAGGATTTGAGGTGAGAAAATGGGAACCATTGAAAAAACTGAAGCAAATAGCTGATGTTCGTGAGCAAGTCAATGAGGTCAGAAATCATATTCAGTCTCTTGAGTCTTCCACTGATCACAACAAAGATGATAAGCTGAGACTGCTAGCAGGAGAAAAAATTATGACTCTTCTTCTAAGACTGGATTCTATTCAG ACATGCAGTTATTCAGAGATGACAGTTCCAGTGAGGATGCTTATTCAATCTTGGTTTATGTTCGTGGTTCAGGGTTTGCACTCAAGTGTGCGAGATTTAAGGAAATCATTAGTCAAGGAGCTTGTGACTCTACAAGAAAAGCTTGATTCTCTAACAAGAAGGTGGACTGAAGAAAAGGCCGAGGATTTGGGCACTACTGAATCTGCTGATTGTCCTAATGGTCAAGTGTCTGAAGATATCAGCATGGAAAAGGAGAGTGAAAATGCATCAGCTGCTTTGGAGGAGTCGACGGAAAATGCGAACGACATTACAGCGTTAGATCAGCAATGCATTACACATATGGTGGATAGCAAGGATGGTGAGATCACAGAGCTTCCTTTTGTTGAACAAGGCATAGATGGGAAAACAGAGAATAATAGTATGGAAGCAAGTCATAGAACATCAAGAATAGAAGATGGAGGTCAATCAACCAACCTTGGGCATGTGATTCACTTGTCATCTATTCCCGAGCACAAGTTCAACGCCGATGATGTCATGGAAGTGAATGATCTAACTAAAGAGAAAAAACCCGGGGTGGTGGAAGTGAATGATCAGATTATAGTGGATATTAACTCAGAAGATGATAAACTGCGGTCATTGCCAAAACCTGATCAAGTGGATGCCGTTGGTGAACTTGAAAAGGAGATTGGAAATAACAATGGTGAGAAAGAATCTGATTTGCCAATCAATACGTCTTCGCCAGACGAAGCAGAGAATTTGCAGTGCACACAGAAAGACCAAGAGATTAACTTATTAGAAGTGTTGCCAGTTGGAGTAATTGATGAGGAACTAGCCATTTCCAAAATTGATGAGCATTTACTTGAAGCAGAACCAAACAATGGTGTAGAGGATGAGAGAGAGATCGACTTGTTCAAAGAGTTGCCAGCTGGAGTAATTGATGAGCATTTACTTGAAGCAGAACCAGAGATCGACTTGTTCAAAGAGTTGCCAGCTGGAGTAATTGATGAGCATTTACTTGAAGCAGAACCAAACAACGGTGTAGAGGATGAGAAAGAGATCGACTCGTTCAAAGAGTTGCCAGCTGGAGTAATTGATGAGCATTTACTTGAAGCAAAATCAAACAACGGTGTACAGGATGAGAAAGAAGTAGAGATCAGCCAGGAGGAGGTGGACGATGATGACAACAAATGCACAATGTTCTTTAAACCGGAGGAAATCCACTCAACAATAGGTGAAGAAAATAATGAGGACCTGCAACGACATGAGGATGATTCAGGTGTGATTCCTGTTGATCATATGGCATCATCGGAATCAGAAGCAGGAAGCGAAGCAACTCAGGAGAAACTAGTATTGTTTGAGGAGATGAAAGCTGCAGAGCAGCCGGTAGGAagtgaagagaaggaagaagcAAAgctggaaaaggaaatgaacaTTCTGCTTCAAGCCGATGCTCCTTGGAAACCAAATGTAGCGAAGATTGGAGAAGATAATAAGGTGGTTGAAGAGAACAAGAAATTGAACGAGATGATGGAGAAACTCATGGAAGCTGGAAAAGATCAACTCACTTTCATATCCAACTTGACTGAAAGAGTGAAGGAGCTTGAAGAAAAGTTGGGTAAGACCAAAATGTCAAGCAAAGCAGGGTACAGAAAAGTAAGATATGCACCTTCTTATTACAAGCATGGGAAAATCAAAAGGAAGGCTAATGAAGTTGCAATGTGA
- the LOC105793347 gene encoding extensin, producing the protein MGRQKGNQTTSLLVVLDLVLAIVVYLPLAFFPAASTIPYTEYSCPPYTGYRRWIPRCQFGPKPGPRPIPRSPPPAQLCTPPPPVELSPPPPPNSELQPPSPPPRPKLPPPPPCCPCHHYRRGCRPCHHDDDDYLICHRKNITN; encoded by the coding sequence ATGGGACGACAAAAAGGAAATCAAACTACTAGTCTTTTAGTTGTTTTAGACTTAGTACTTGCTATTGTTGTTTATCTTCCTCTTGCTTTTTTTCCGGCAGCCTCAACCATACCCTATACTGAATATAGCTGTCCACCTTATACCGGATATAGACGTTGGATACCACGGTGCCAGTTCGGACCAAAACCCGGACCCAGACCTATACCAAGATCGCCGCCACCAGCACAGCTATGCACGCCACCTCCGCCCGTTGAATTGTCTCCTCCACCACCACCTAATTCAGAGCTTCAACCACCATCACCACCACCACGTCCAAAGcttccaccaccaccaccatgcTGCCCGTGTCATCATTATCGTAGGGGATGTCGGCCATGCCATCATGATGACGATGACTATCTCATCTGCCATCGTAAGAACATAACTAATTAA